Proteins encoded by one window of Natronomonas salsuginis:
- the secY gene encoding preprotein translocase subunit SecY → MSWKEAAEPVLTRLPAVERPTGHVPFKRKLGWTAGVLVLYFFLTNVGIYGLGQNSDIFGQFRTILAGSQGSILQVGIGPIVTASIVLQLLGGADLLGLNTDENPRDQALYQGLQKMLVIVMTVLTGLPMVFAGFLQPSQSIAESLGVSASVLGWIMFAQIFVGGMLILYMDEIISKWGVGSGIGLFIIAGVSQRLIGGFIAWSGLGAGYVGFFPRWYGILTGDVEMGPVLTQTGLFDLFLGPGELLALITTLLIFGIVVYAESVRVEIPLSHARVKGARGRFPVKLIYASVLPMILVRALQANVQFLGRILNAQWAGMPAWLGDYAGTEQGFAEPTGGLFYYLAPIYSPNDWMWWLGETAAAPWQIMVRVGVDLTFMIVGGAIFAIFWVETTGMGPNATAKQIQRSGMQIPGFRQSPGVTEKVLERYIPQVTVLGGALVGILAVMANMLGTIGQVTGTGLLLTVSITYKLYEEIAEEQLMEMHPMMRQMFGD, encoded by the coding sequence ATGAGCTGGAAGGAGGCCGCCGAACCGGTACTCACGCGGCTGCCCGCCGTCGAGCGACCGACGGGTCACGTCCCGTTCAAGCGGAAGCTCGGGTGGACCGCGGGCGTGCTCGTGCTGTACTTTTTCCTGACGAACGTCGGGATCTACGGGCTGGGCCAGAACTCCGACATCTTCGGGCAGTTCCGAACGATCCTCGCGGGTTCGCAGGGATCGATACTGCAGGTCGGTATCGGTCCGATCGTCACGGCATCCATCGTGTTGCAGCTGCTCGGCGGGGCGGACCTGCTGGGGCTCAACACGGACGAGAACCCTCGCGATCAGGCACTGTACCAGGGGCTGCAGAAGATGCTCGTCATCGTCATGACGGTACTCACCGGCCTGCCGATGGTGTTCGCCGGCTTCCTTCAGCCAAGCCAATCGATCGCCGAATCGCTCGGCGTGTCGGCCTCGGTGCTCGGCTGGATCATGTTCGCCCAGATCTTCGTCGGCGGCATGCTCATCCTCTACATGGACGAGATCATCTCGAAGTGGGGCGTCGGCTCCGGTATCGGGTTGTTCATCATCGCCGGTGTGAGCCAGCGGCTTATCGGCGGCTTCATCGCGTGGAGTGGCCTCGGTGCGGGCTACGTCGGTTTCTTCCCGCGGTGGTACGGTATCCTCACGGGCGATGTCGAGATGGGGCCCGTGCTGACCCAAACCGGGCTTTTCGATCTGTTCTTGGGTCCCGGCGAGCTGCTCGCGTTGATCACGACGCTTCTCATCTTCGGGATCGTCGTCTACGCCGAGTCCGTCCGCGTCGAGATCCCGCTCAGCCACGCCCGCGTCAAGGGCGCTCGCGGTCGCTTCCCCGTGAAACTCATCTACGCGAGCGTCCTGCCGATGATCCTCGTTCGCGCGCTGCAGGCGAACGTGCAGTTCCTCGGCCGCATTCTTAACGCCCAGTGGGCCGGTATGCCCGCGTGGCTCGGCGATTACGCCGGGACCGAACAGGGCTTCGCCGAACCGACCGGTGGGCTGTTCTACTATCTCGCCCCGATCTACTCCCCGAACGACTGGATGTGGTGGCTCGGCGAGACGGCCGCGGCCCCCTGGCAGATCATGGTTCGTGTCGGTGTCGACCTGACGTTCATGATCGTCGGCGGCGCTATCTTCGCCATCTTCTGGGTCGAAACGACCGGGATGGGTCCGAACGCGACCGCCAAACAGATCCAGCGCTCCGGGATGCAGATCCCCGGCTTCCGGCAGTCGCCGGGCGTCACGGAGAAGGTGCTCGAACGCTACATCCCACAGGTCACCGTCCTCGGCGGTGCGCTGGTCGGGATTCTCGCCGTCATGGCCAACATGCTCGGCACGATCGGGCAGGTCACCGGAACGGGGCTGCTCCTCACCGTCTCCATAACCTACAAGCTCTACGAGGAGATCGCCGAGGAGCAGCTGATGGAGATGCATCCGATGATGCGCCAGATGTTCGGCGACTAG
- a CDS encoding uL15m family ribosomal protein produces MTSKKRRQRGSRTHGGGTHKNRRGAGHRGGRGRAGRSKHEFHNYEPLGKSGFKRPQKTRRDVETVNLREIDEDIAVLAADGVADESGDGYAVDARDLVEDGHDVDLVKVLGAGQVYNELEVVADAFSESAASALDAAGGEAVLTERGEELEAEAESEKDTTDEDNEEA; encoded by the coding sequence ATGACTTCGAAGAAACGACGACAGCGCGGTTCCAGAACGCACGGTGGCGGGACGCACAAGAACCGTCGCGGCGCGGGCCATCGCGGTGGCCGCGGTCGCGCCGGTCGATCCAAACACGAGTTCCACAACTACGAACCGCTCGGGAAATCGGGGTTCAAACGGCCCCAAAAGACCCGACGTGACGTCGAAACGGTCAATCTTCGCGAGATCGACGAGGACATCGCGGTCCTCGCCGCCGACGGCGTTGCCGACGAGTCCGGCGACGGCTACGCCGTCGACGCTCGCGACCTCGTCGAGGACGGCCACGACGTCGACCTCGTGAAAGTTCTCGGTGCGGGACAGGTGTACAACGAACTCGAGGTCGTCGCGGACGCGTTCTCCGAGAGCGCGGCGTCGGCGCTCGACGCGGCCGGCGGCGAGGCCGTCCTCACAGAGCGCGGCGAGGAACTCGAAGCCGAGGCGGAATCCGAAAAAGACACAACCGACGAGGATAACGAGGAAGCGTAA